Proteins encoded within one genomic window of Hevea brasiliensis isolate MT/VB/25A 57/8 chromosome 8, ASM3005281v1, whole genome shotgun sequence:
- the LOC110662822 gene encoding uncharacterized protein LOC110662822: protein MKDVLTLPLIEKGSDIHFFCTLLLDQKSKREMYNTLEDAETKWKWLQFHFSLWTNDMNVVQRMIWDDDDDEVWQTTTYAVDIICSYYLSYIHKEPCMDSFHTGLVWLQEIMRGNERRCVNLFRMDKDTLIKLCLDLECHYKLKCSKKMTILEKVGMFLYVLALGASNRQVQERFQHSGETVSRNFHEVLKAMLCLSIDMIKPTDPTFSNIPPEILNDDRYMPHFKVYFSNFFLIFICSTILQISLKIIKYFNFKI, encoded by the exons ATGAAAGATGTATTAACTTTGCCACTTATAGAGAAAGGAAGCGATATTCATTTTTTCTGCACACTATTACTTGATCAAAAGTCAAAAAGAGAGATGTACAATACTCTCGAAGATGCAGAAACAAAGTGGAAATggcttcaatttcatttctcattaTGGACTAATG ATATGAATGTTGTTCAGCGAATGATTTGGGATGATGATGACGATGAAGTTTGGCAGACAACCACATATGCAGTTGATATTATATGTAGCTATTACTTGTCTTATATTCATAAAGAACCTTGTATGGATTCATTCCATACAGGACTTGTATGGTTACAAGAAATAATGAGAGGTAATGAGAGAAGATGTGTTAATTTATTCAGAATGGATAAAGACACATTAATAAAACTTTGTCTAGACTTAGAGTGTCATTACAAATTAAAATGTTCTAAAAAAATGACTATTTTAGAAAAAGTTGGCATGTTTTTATATGTTCTAGCTTTGGGAGCTTCAAATAGGCAAGTTCAGGAAAGGTTTCAGCATTCAGGAGAAACTGTCAGTAGGAACTTTCATGAAGTATTAAAAGCAATGCTGTGCTTATCAATTGATATGATAAAACCGACAGACCCCACGTTCAGTAATATTCCTCCTGAGATACTGAATGATGACAGATATATGCCTCATTTCAAGgtatatttttcaaatttttttcttatctttATATGTAGTACTATATtacaaatatcattaaaaatcattaagtattttaattttaaaatctaa
- the LOC131182133 gene encoding L10-interacting MYB domain-containing protein-like yields the protein MATKNKVFGRVAWSSEQFNLFVKICVRGTNLGKRNGGGWGDKGYTWLQNELRQVGVEYTKEQLRHKWDWMKDQWKMWKALKGNETGLGWDPIKGTVVAPDEWWNEKIKENSNFARFREKGIGQELYENYQELFLGTVATGEFAYAPSSGVLPNETQEMQQFDTADHVEENINAESNFDDDLNEMMNADFGSGGSFS from the exons ATGGCTACAAAAAATAAAGTCTTTGGAAGGGTTGCATGGAGTAGTGAACAATTTAACTTGTTTGTTAAAATTTGTGTTCGAGGCACTAATTTGGGCAAGAGAAATGGTGGTGGATGGGGTGACAAAGGATATACATGGTTACAGAATGAATTGAGGCAAGTTGGTGTAGAGTATACTAAAGAGCAATTAAGGCACAAGTGGGATTGGATGAAAGATCAATGGAAGATGTGGAAAGCATTAAAAGGGAATGAAACAGGATTAGGATGGGATCCCATAAAAGGCACAGTTGTTGCTCCTGATGAGTGGTGGAACGAAAAAATTAAG GAAAATTCAAATTTTGCAAGATTTCGAGAGAAAGGAATTGGACAAGAGCTTTATGAAAACTATCAAGAATTATTTCTAGGAACTGTGGCTACTGGAGAATTTGCATATGCACCATCATCTGGAGTTTTACCTAATGAAACTCAGGAGATGCAACAATTTGATACCGCAGATCATGTTGAGGAGAATATTAATGCAGAATCTAATTTTGATGATGATTTAAATGAAATGATGAATGCTGATTTTGGATCTGGAGGTTCATTCagttaa